The genomic segment TTTTCAAAAGCCATGGGAACGGGTATTGGGAAGTTAGGTTTTCAGGATATTGAAATCATACCTGATCGTTATGGTAAACCGGTTGTTGAAAATTCCCCTTTCAAAGGACAAGTATTTCTTTCTATTACGCATACAGATTCAATTGTTGCTGCACAAGTAATTTTAGAAAAATAGAATAAGGAGAATAGATACAATAAAACAGATTGAAATTTAGATGTACATACGATGGCAGCGGGGCTTGAATTAATTAGAATTATTCCAATTAATTCAGAGTGAAAAGCTTAATTAATGCGTTAACATACTTAGAGATAAAATCAAATTTGTCTATAAAATGAAACTTAAGCTTTTAAGTTATCTGTAGTTTAAATGCTGTTCGTTTCATGTTACCATGTTCTTGAGGTGGATCCTTTTTTATGGGGTAGAAAAAGGCAATCTTTAGGAGGTATGGGGTAATGGATGAAAATGACAACATAATGAAAGTTAATTTAGCACCAGAGATTTACAAAGAAGTTAAAGAATATTGTGCAATTGCAAATATTGATGAAAATGAATTTGTTAATTCGGTTATGAATTATTTCTTGGAAGAAAATTTAATAATCTATGATACCATGCGCAAAGGATATGCAGAGATGTCTCGTATCAATCTTGATATTTGTGATGAATTTGAAGTTTGTGAAAAAGAGGTCGGTGCCCAATTCTAACCAGGTATTATAAGGAGGAAAATGCCTATGGTAAGACGGGGAGAGATTTA from the Carnobacterium inhibens subsp. inhibens DSM 13024 genome contains:
- the acpS gene encoding holo-ACP synthase; the encoded protein is MIIGIGLDIAEISRIKDAYLKRETFSERVLTPAEQEIFSSLKGTRKLEFLAGRYAAKEAFSKAMGTGIGKLGFQDIEIIPDRYGKPVVENSPFKGQVFLSITHTDSIVAAQVILEK